One genomic segment of Actinoplanes ianthinogenes includes these proteins:
- a CDS encoding macro domain-containing protein gives MQPVSYVEGDATAPLGDGPRIIAHVCNDIGAWGRGIVRTISRRWPEPEREFRRWHAAGQADRPFRLGAVQLVPVAPDLWVANMVGQHGIVTERGLRTATGYDPAAGPPVRYEAIRECLTTLVTHATTHDASVHMPRIGCGLAGGDWAEVEPLIRTTLSEAGIPTTVYDLPASR, from the coding sequence ATGCAACCGGTGAGTTATGTCGAGGGCGACGCGACCGCGCCCCTCGGCGACGGGCCACGGATCATCGCGCACGTCTGCAACGACATCGGCGCCTGGGGCCGGGGCATCGTGCGGACCATCTCCCGCCGCTGGCCGGAGCCGGAGCGGGAGTTCCGCCGCTGGCACGCCGCCGGGCAGGCCGACCGCCCGTTCCGGCTGGGCGCCGTTCAGCTGGTGCCGGTCGCCCCCGATCTCTGGGTGGCGAACATGGTGGGGCAGCACGGCATCGTGACCGAGCGCGGCCTGCGCACCGCGACCGGCTACGACCCTGCCGCCGGCCCGCCGGTCCGCTACGAGGCGATCCGCGAGTGCCTCACCACCCTGGTGACCCACGCCACGACCCACGACGCGTCGGTGCACATGCCCCGCATCGGCTGCGGCCTGGCCGGCGGCGACTGGGCCGAGGTCGAGCCCCTGATCCGGACCACCCTGTCCGAGGCCGGCATCCCCACGACCGTCTACGACCTGCCCGCGTCGCGCTGA
- a CDS encoding DUF4190 domain-containing protein: MSDQQSSTPGPGTPPSDPTQPSYTPGRAVLPSADPTLPATPGPSEATTVNPAGHQATTAYPAGESPTTPYSAGEQAAPGMPPTAYLPPGEPTTPYPSTPPTAYQPPAAYQPPAPTTPFPAPGFPATAYPPPAHPAPDQPRPAFPAPDYSAPAQPPAYPAPNYPAPAQSPAYPAPGYPAPGYPPPAYAPPGYDQGAAYPPVPYGAAPNYPSPYFPPHAFPPAPVGETNRYATLSLVTGIIGLFPLGLIFGFMAVTQINKTRQPGRGQAIAGILASGAWMYVAYILAAVWFGFDGDPGLRDTTGF, from the coding sequence GTGAGCGATCAGCAGTCATCCACGCCGGGTCCGGGGACGCCACCGAGCGATCCGACCCAGCCGTCTTACACGCCCGGCCGGGCCGTGCTGCCCTCGGCCGACCCGACGCTGCCGGCCACGCCGGGCCCGAGCGAGGCGACGACGGTGAACCCGGCGGGACATCAGGCCACCACGGCCTATCCGGCGGGCGAATCGCCCACGACGCCCTACTCGGCCGGAGAACAGGCCGCGCCCGGGATGCCGCCCACGGCCTACCTGCCGCCCGGCGAGCCGACGACGCCGTACCCGTCGACCCCGCCGACCGCCTATCAGCCGCCCGCCGCCTATCAGCCGCCGGCGCCCACCACACCGTTCCCGGCCCCGGGATTCCCGGCGACGGCCTATCCGCCACCCGCCCACCCGGCGCCGGACCAGCCCCGGCCCGCTTTCCCCGCACCGGACTACTCGGCGCCGGCCCAGCCTCCGGCCTACCCCGCGCCGAACTACCCAGCGCCCGCCCAGTCTCCGGCCTATCCAGCGCCCGGCTACCCGGCGCCGGGCTACCCGCCGCCCGCTTACGCCCCGCCCGGCTACGACCAGGGCGCCGCCTACCCGCCGGTCCCCTACGGAGCCGCGCCGAACTACCCGTCCCCCTACTTCCCGCCGCACGCCTTCCCGCCCGCGCCGGTCGGCGAGACCAACCGGTACGCCACCCTCTCCCTGGTGACCGGCATCATCGGCCTGTTCCCGCTCGGCCTGATCTTCGGTTTCATGGCGGTCACGCAGATCAACAAGACCCGTCAGCCGGGCCGCGGCCAGGCGATCGCCGGCATCCTCGCGTCCGGCGCGTGGATGTACGTCGCCTACATCCTGGCCGCCGTCTGGTTCGGGTTCGACGGGGACCCGGGGCTGCGGGACACGACCGGCTTCTGA
- a CDS encoding neocarzinostatin apoprotein domain-containing protein, whose translation MAADDGGDRPAADLAALERAVLLLDVSPAAAKPTLHVSKTSGLKNGDSITVYGTGFTKNLENIALGQCVKNPASSTDCNLSGGAEFVSSDAAGKTKTVTLKLATTFSGHSCGTNGCVIAAQLLPSSNPADVVAANKVQVAITFGSGSGSGGSTTAMPASSSTAATGSTTTDSGALPKTGPGLEWATMGLIGTALLLPGFGLLAMLPARRRRMAGVR comes from the coding sequence GTGGCCGCCGACGATGGTGGCGACCGGCCAGCCGCGGACCTTGCGGCCCTCGAACGGGCCGTGCTCCTGCTCGACGTGTCGCCGGCGGCCGCCAAGCCCACGCTGCACGTCTCCAAGACCAGCGGTCTGAAGAACGGCGACTCGATCACCGTGTACGGCACCGGGTTCACCAAGAACCTGGAGAACATCGCGCTCGGCCAGTGCGTGAAGAACCCGGCCTCGTCGACCGACTGCAACCTGTCCGGCGGCGCGGAGTTCGTCTCGTCCGACGCCGCCGGCAAGACCAAGACGGTGACGTTGAAGCTGGCCACCACGTTCAGCGGGCACAGCTGCGGGACGAACGGCTGCGTGATCGCCGCCCAGCTGCTGCCGTCGAGCAACCCGGCGGACGTGGTGGCGGCCAACAAGGTGCAGGTGGCGATCACGTTCGGCAGCGGATCGGGCTCCGGCGGCTCGACGACCGCGATGCCGGCGTCCTCGTCCACGGCCGCCACCGGCTCGACGACGACCGACTCCGGCGCGCTGCCCAAGACCGGGCCCGGACTGGAGTGGGCGACCATGGGCCTGATCGGGACGGCGCTGCTGCTGCCCGGGTTCGGCCTGCTGGCGATGCTCCCGGCCCGGCGCCGGAGGATGGCCGGCGTCCGGTGA
- a CDS encoding IS481 family transposase, whose amino-acid sequence MPHANAPLTERGRLRLARCVVDDGWSLRRAADRFQVSPTTAKRWADRYQSEGAAGMRDRPSRPRHSPRRTPRPIERRVLHLRRSQRLGPVRIGWRLGLPASTCHAILRRAGAVPLTHLDRATAEPVRRYEHEAPGDLIHVDVKKLGNIPDGGGWRTQGRAQGKLNRTATTGHRTDRFGGARLGYAYLHTALDDHSRLAYTEILADETKETATAFWRRAHAWFAGHGISIARVLTDNGSCYISRLWRETCAELGVTVKKTRPYRPQTNGKVERFHRTLADEWAYSKPYTSENARRKALPRFLHTYNHHRYHSAIGGSPASRVPNLSGQNT is encoded by the coding sequence GTGCCCCACGCTAACGCTCCGTTGACCGAACGCGGCCGATTGAGGCTGGCCCGGTGCGTCGTCGATGACGGCTGGTCGCTACGGCGGGCCGCGGATCGGTTCCAGGTCAGCCCGACGACAGCGAAACGCTGGGCCGACCGCTACCAGAGCGAGGGCGCCGCCGGCATGCGCGATCGGCCCAGCCGGCCGCGTCACAGTCCCCGCCGCACACCCCGGCCGATCGAACGACGAGTGTTGCATCTACGTCGCAGCCAGCGCCTGGGCCCGGTCCGGATCGGTTGGCGACTCGGCTTGCCCGCCTCGACCTGCCACGCGATCCTGCGCCGGGCCGGTGCTGTACCCCTGACGCATCTGGACCGGGCCACCGCCGAACCGGTCCGCCGCTACGAACACGAAGCGCCCGGCGATCTGATCCACGTCGACGTCAAGAAACTCGGCAACATCCCCGACGGCGGCGGCTGGCGCACCCAAGGCCGCGCCCAGGGCAAACTCAACCGCACCGCCACGACCGGGCACCGCACCGACAGGTTCGGCGGCGCCCGGCTCGGCTACGCCTACCTGCACACCGCCCTCGACGACCATTCCCGCCTGGCCTACACCGAAATCCTGGCCGACGAAACGAAAGAGACCGCCACCGCCTTCTGGCGACGCGCCCACGCCTGGTTCGCCGGCCACGGCATCAGCATCGCCCGGGTACTGACCGACAACGGCTCCTGCTACATCTCCCGCCTCTGGCGCGAGACCTGCGCCGAACTGGGCGTCACCGTGAAAAAGACGCGTCCTTACCGGCCGCAGACCAACGGCAAAGTTGAACGCTTCCACCGCACACTGGCCGATGAATGGGCCTACTCCAAGCCATACACCAGCGAAAACGCCCGCCGCAAAGCCCTACCCCGTTTCCTGCACACCTACAATCACCACCGCTACCACTCCGCCATCGGCGGCTCACCCGCCAGCCGCGTTCCTAACCTCTCTGGGCAGAACACCTAG
- a CDS encoding acyl-CoA dehydrogenase produces MIGDSLDPARLQDVLDGRWAHIRQAVRDELGKAGFAAVHGETGDEARARISRLIRQIPTDVGVASAFPRAYGGSDDPGGSVVAAEMLAYADLSLMVKAGVQWGLFGGAVVALGTERHHEAYLRGIIATEIMGCFAMTETGHGSDVQKLRTTCTYDPATETFDLHTPHQAARKDYIGNAARDGRMAVVFAQLITEGRSRGVHAWLVPIRDADGNPMPGVTLSDAGHKAGLLGVDNGRISFDHVTVPRDMLLDRYGQVAADGTYSSPIENDTRRFFTMLGTLVRGRVTVGGAASAATRAALTIAVRYGDSRRQFEVPGDEREVLLNDYLAHQRKLLPALATSYAYAFAQEELVGTLADVQAGSGPVDEHRQRELESRAAGLKAMQTWHATHTIQMCREACGGAGYLSENRLPALKADTDVFTTFEGDNTVLLQLVAKGLLTGYRDAFGSLDGWGRTTFVAEQVREMVLERTAARGLIQRLVSAVPGRDEEVAVTDRGWHLTMFEDREKHVLEGAIRRLRNGAATKKDRPFAIFNDVQDHVLKTATAHIDRITLEAFVAGIERATDPATKALLNRVCDLYALTTIEADRGWFLEHGRLTPARSKAVTAVINDLLAELRPHMRTLVDAFAIPDEWLNAAILREEPGRQEAMAEEDTRVSAV; encoded by the coding sequence ATGATCGGTGACTCCCTCGACCCGGCCCGCCTGCAGGACGTTCTGGACGGGCGGTGGGCGCACATCCGGCAAGCGGTGCGGGACGAGCTCGGCAAGGCCGGGTTCGCCGCCGTCCACGGGGAGACCGGGGACGAGGCCCGGGCCCGCATCTCCAGGCTGATCCGGCAGATTCCGACCGATGTCGGGGTGGCCTCGGCGTTTCCGCGGGCCTACGGCGGGTCGGACGATCCGGGTGGTTCCGTGGTGGCGGCCGAGATGCTGGCGTACGCCGATCTGTCCCTGATGGTCAAGGCCGGCGTGCAGTGGGGCCTGTTCGGCGGCGCCGTGGTGGCGCTGGGCACCGAGCGGCACCACGAGGCCTACCTGCGCGGGATCATCGCCACCGAGATCATGGGTTGTTTCGCGATGACCGAGACCGGACACGGCTCGGACGTGCAGAAACTGCGGACCACCTGCACCTACGACCCGGCGACCGAGACCTTCGACCTGCACACCCCGCATCAGGCGGCCCGCAAGGACTACATCGGCAACGCCGCGCGGGACGGCCGGATGGCGGTGGTCTTCGCCCAGCTGATCACCGAGGGGCGCAGCCGGGGCGTGCACGCCTGGCTGGTGCCGATCCGGGACGCCGACGGCAACCCGATGCCGGGCGTCACCCTGAGCGACGCCGGGCACAAGGCGGGTCTGCTCGGCGTCGACAACGGCCGGATCAGCTTCGATCACGTGACCGTGCCGCGTGACATGCTGCTCGACCGGTACGGGCAGGTCGCGGCGGACGGCACCTACAGCAGCCCGATCGAGAACGACACCCGTCGCTTCTTCACCATGCTCGGCACGCTGGTCCGTGGCCGGGTCACGGTCGGCGGCGCGGCGTCGGCGGCGACCCGCGCGGCGCTGACCATCGCGGTCCGGTACGGCGACAGCCGCCGGCAGTTCGAGGTGCCCGGCGACGAGCGCGAGGTGCTGCTCAACGACTACCTCGCCCACCAGCGCAAACTCCTGCCGGCGCTGGCCACGTCCTACGCCTACGCCTTCGCCCAGGAGGAACTGGTCGGCACCCTGGCCGACGTGCAGGCCGGCTCCGGCCCGGTCGACGAGCACCGGCAGCGCGAGCTGGAGTCCCGCGCCGCCGGCCTGAAGGCGATGCAGACCTGGCACGCCACGCACACCATCCAGATGTGCCGGGAGGCCTGCGGTGGCGCCGGGTACCTCTCGGAGAACCGGCTGCCGGCGCTGAAGGCCGACACCGACGTGTTCACCACCTTCGAGGGCGACAACACGGTGCTCCTCCAGCTGGTGGCGAAAGGTCTGCTCACCGGTTATCGGGACGCGTTCGGCTCGCTCGACGGCTGGGGCCGGACCACGTTCGTCGCCGAGCAGGTCCGGGAGATGGTGCTGGAGCGCACCGCGGCCCGCGGCCTGATCCAGCGGCTGGTCAGCGCGGTCCCGGGCCGCGACGAGGAGGTCGCGGTCACCGACCGCGGCTGGCACCTGACCATGTTCGAGGACCGGGAGAAACACGTCCTGGAGGGCGCCATCCGCCGCCTGCGCAACGGCGCCGCGACCAAGAAGGACCGCCCCTTCGCGATCTTCAACGACGTGCAGGACCACGTGCTGAAGACCGCGACCGCCCACATCGACCGGATTACCCTGGAAGCCTTCGTCGCCGGCATCGAACGAGCCACCGACCCGGCCACGAAAGCCCTGCTCAACCGCGTCTGCGACCTCTACGCGCTGACCACCATCGAGGCCGACCGGGGCTGGTTCCTGGAGCACGGCCGCCTCACCCCGGCCCGCTCCAAGGCGGTCACCGCGGTCATCAACGACCTGCTCGCCGAACTCCGCCCGCACATGCGGACCCTGGTCGACGCGTTCGCGATCCCGGACGAGTGGCTCAACGCCGCGATCCTCCGCGAGGAGCCGGGCCGCCAGGAAGCGATGGCCGAGGAGGACACGCGCGTTTCGGCCGTCTGA
- a CDS encoding type II toxin-antitoxin system VapC family toxin, with protein sequence MKFVVVDTDAFSHLSFNSANADTLVSHLTEAVPVISFTTVAEVHFGAAKAGWGPRRVDRLEEAIRRYVVAPFDQDLARLWGRLKHQAQQAGHALGHNSQTNDLWICATAIYHNAPLLTVNRRHFENFPGLVLLV encoded by the coding sequence ATGAAGTTCGTCGTCGTCGACACCGACGCCTTCTCGCACCTTTCGTTCAACAGCGCCAACGCTGACACACTGGTTTCCCACCTGACCGAAGCGGTTCCGGTCATCAGCTTTACCACGGTTGCTGAGGTGCACTTCGGCGCGGCGAAGGCCGGTTGGGGGCCGCGCCGAGTCGACCGGTTGGAAGAGGCGATCCGCAGGTATGTCGTCGCGCCGTTCGATCAGGACCTCGCACGGCTCTGGGGCAGGCTGAAACATCAGGCACAGCAGGCCGGACACGCGCTCGGGCACAACAGTCAGACCAACGACCTGTGGATCTGTGCGACGGCCATCTATCACAACGCACCGCTGCTGACGGTCAACCGGCGACACTTCGAGAACTTCCCGGGTCTGGTCCTGCTCGTTTGA
- a CDS encoding NADP-dependent oxidoreductase, whose protein sequence is MRYVTQHRFGGPEVLTLAEGPAPEPLPTEVLVRVHATGVNPVEAFIRSGAFPLLGEPPFVLGWEISGVVEHVVPGTGRFRVGDEVYGLPFFPRAAGGYAEYVAAPSRMLARKPAGLDHVHAAALPLVGLTAWQGLVEYAGVDKGQRVLIHGAGGGLGHVAVQIAKARGAYVIGTASAGKHAFVRGLGADEVIDHRRVDFTTAVQDVDVVFDVIGGDNGPRSLTVLRPGGTFVTAVDRTNAPLAALTEAAGLHFIGVGVEPDGGGLEHLTTLVDEGLLVPHVSHVLPPTEIRRAHELIESGHTQAKIVIDFRS, encoded by the coding sequence ATGCGATATGTGACTCAGCATCGTTTCGGCGGCCCCGAGGTTCTGACGCTCGCCGAGGGGCCGGCGCCGGAGCCGTTGCCGACCGAGGTCCTGGTCCGGGTGCACGCGACCGGCGTCAACCCGGTCGAGGCGTTCATCCGCTCCGGCGCGTTCCCGCTGCTCGGCGAGCCGCCGTTCGTGCTCGGCTGGGAGATCTCCGGCGTGGTGGAGCACGTGGTGCCCGGCACCGGCCGCTTCCGCGTCGGCGACGAGGTCTACGGCCTGCCGTTCTTCCCGCGCGCGGCGGGCGGTTACGCGGAGTACGTCGCCGCGCCGTCCCGGATGCTCGCCCGCAAGCCGGCCGGTCTCGATCACGTGCACGCCGCGGCGCTGCCGCTGGTCGGGCTGACCGCGTGGCAGGGCCTGGTCGAGTACGCGGGCGTCGACAAGGGTCAGCGGGTGCTGATCCACGGTGCCGGCGGCGGCCTCGGGCACGTCGCGGTGCAGATCGCCAAGGCCCGGGGCGCGTACGTGATCGGCACCGCGAGCGCCGGCAAGCACGCGTTCGTCCGCGGGCTCGGCGCCGACGAGGTGATCGACCATCGGCGGGTGGACTTCACCACGGCGGTCCAGGACGTCGACGTGGTGTTCGACGTGATCGGCGGCGACAACGGTCCCCGATCGCTGACCGTGCTGCGTCCGGGCGGCACCTTCGTCACCGCCGTCGACCGGACCAACGCCCCGCTGGCCGCTCTGACCGAGGCGGCCGGCCTGCACTTCATCGGCGTCGGCGTGGAACCGGACGGTGGTGGCCTGGAACACCTGACCACCCTGGTCGACGAGGGGCTGCTCGTCCCGCACGTCTCCCACGTGCTGCCACCCACCGAGATCCGCCGAGCTCACGAACTTATCGAGTCGGGCCACACCCAGGCCAAAATAGTCATCGACTTCCGGAGCTGA
- a CDS encoding winged helix-turn-helix transcriptional regulator — protein sequence MDTTVDVPGCDGADAYLRDCPSRTVLDVLASKWVALIVPTLRGGPVRFGALRRRLDGITQKTLTQTLRNLERDGLITRTVHPTSPPQVDYALTELGRSACDLLEQLRLWSETNLPRVLAARARSDAEGTYT from the coding sequence ATGGATACCACCGTTGACGTGCCCGGATGCGACGGCGCCGACGCCTACCTGCGCGATTGCCCGTCCCGCACCGTCCTCGACGTGCTCGCCAGCAAGTGGGTCGCGCTGATCGTGCCGACCCTGCGCGGCGGTCCGGTGCGCTTCGGGGCGCTGCGCCGCCGCCTCGACGGCATCACCCAGAAAACCCTCACCCAGACGCTGCGCAACCTGGAACGCGACGGCCTGATCACCCGCACCGTGCACCCGACCAGCCCGCCGCAGGTCGACTACGCACTGACCGAGCTCGGCCGCAGCGCCTGTGACCTGCTCGAACAGCTCCGCCTCTGGTCCGAGACCAACCTGCCGCGGGTGCTCGCCGCCCGAGCGCGGTCCGATGCGGAGGGAACGTACACCTAA
- a CDS encoding DUF1905 domain-containing protein encodes MDLEFQGELWFWRGPAPWHFVTVPDPQCDELEAASSLVSYGWGMIPVAARIGRTDWTTSLWPKDGRYIVPVKAKVRQAEGIDVGDTVTVRLSLNA; translated from the coding sequence ATGGATCTCGAGTTCCAGGGTGAACTGTGGTTCTGGCGGGGCCCCGCCCCCTGGCACTTCGTGACCGTCCCGGACCCGCAATGCGACGAGCTGGAGGCGGCGTCGTCGCTGGTCAGCTACGGGTGGGGGATGATCCCGGTGGCGGCCCGGATCGGGCGCACCGACTGGACCACGTCGCTGTGGCCGAAGGACGGGCGCTACATCGTGCCGGTCAAGGCGAAGGTGCGGCAGGCCGAGGGGATCGACGTCGGGGACACCGTCACGGTCCGGCTCTCCCTCAACGCCTGA
- a CDS encoding RNA polymerase sigma factor, producing MNVDARRVRFETIAPAVIDAVRRYLARRTDPATADDVLSETLLICWRRLDEMPAEHLPWAYGVARWCLANADRGRRRQARLTARIAVLDPPPEAVAGPGPDDDDLRAALAAMRPEDAELLRLWAWEDLSPAQIAVVLGISANAATIRLHRARQRLRKLIEGAGHEESTEGSRP from the coding sequence GTGAACGTGGACGCCCGGCGGGTGCGGTTCGAGACGATCGCCCCGGCGGTCATCGACGCCGTGCGCCGTTACCTGGCGCGGCGGACCGACCCGGCGACCGCGGACGACGTGCTCTCCGAGACGCTGCTGATCTGCTGGCGGCGGCTCGACGAGATGCCGGCGGAGCACCTGCCCTGGGCGTACGGCGTAGCCCGCTGGTGCCTGGCCAACGCGGACCGTGGGCGGCGCCGCCAAGCCCGCCTGACCGCCCGCATCGCCGTCCTTGATCCGCCGCCGGAGGCGGTGGCCGGTCCCGGGCCGGACGACGACGACCTGCGCGCCGCGCTGGCCGCGATGCGCCCCGAGGACGCCGAGCTGCTGCGCCTGTGGGCCTGGGAGGACCTGTCGCCGGCCCAGATCGCGGTGGTCCTCGGCATCTCGGCGAACGCCGCGACGATCCGCCTGCACCGCGCCCGGCAGCGGCTGCGAAAGCTGATCGAGGGTGCCGGACATGAGGAGTCGACCGAAGGGAGCCGGCCGTGA